One part of the Raphanus sativus cultivar WK10039 chromosome 7, ASM80110v3, whole genome shotgun sequence genome encodes these proteins:
- the LOC130498056 gene encoding uncharacterized protein LOC130498056, whose product MDIRVSDLLTDNLQWNTERIDKLLPEFRQMIQQLKPSKEGAEDTYVWLPLESGVYSTKSGYNAQALSTGAPEHRLANIPPTTPLEFNWVKEIWSTKTAPKLILFMWSIIQRALPLGKELQRRGMLSSALCPRCKQEETALHVFFQCPFAKEVWRLIPLKFPVHLAVETDFKDLVVLARNMVCLPPTGIRVPILPWICWSLWLARNRLLFEDVTAQPMEVATKSIVAALEWNQAQDKAKENQTVPTVAEQRQGQSSLRPHRCFVDAAWDASSHRAGVAWRLTSNQSGPPLSGTRIIENVGSPLMAESIALQEGISQSIALGLTSVTFFSDCATLIRAITSQNQVKEIYGVLQDIKSLSTSFDSIGYNHIPRSQNRDVDLLAKRALKASSLPSVSSFRLLG is encoded by the coding sequence ATGGACATCAGAGTTTCTGACCTGCTAACTGATAATCTTCAGTGGAATACAGAGAGAATTGACAAGCTCTTACCAGAGTTTAGGCAGATGATACAGCAGCTGAAGCCAAGTAAAGAAGGGGCCGAGGATACATATGTCTGGCTCCCTCTAGAATCCGGAGTCTACTCAACGAAGTCAGGATACAATGCGCAAGCTCTATCAACAGGGGCTCCTGAGCATCGATTAGCAAACATCCCTCCAACCACGCCTCTAGAGTTCAACTGGGTTAAAGAAATTTGGTCAACTAAAACAGCACCAAAACTTATTCTCTTTATGTGGTCAATAATTCAAAGAGCTTTACCTTTGGGGAAAGAACTGCAGAGAAGGGGGATGTTGTCATCTGCCCTATGTCCACGATGCAAGCAAGAAGAAACAGCTCTACACGTCTTCTTCCAGTGTCCATTTGCCAAAGAAGTTTGGCGCCTGATCCCCCTCAAATTCCCAGTTCACCTAGCTGTTGAGACGGACTTTAAAGACCTGGTGGTACTTGCAAGAAACATGGTATGCCTCCCACCGACAGGAATTAGAGTCCCGATCCTTCCCTGGATTTGCTGGTCCCTATGGTTGGCAAGAAACAGATTGCTATTTGAGGATGTAACGGCTCAGCCTATGGAGGTAGCCACAAAAAGTATAGTAGCAGCGCTGGAGTGGAACCAAGCTCAGGACAAAGCAAAAGAGAATCAAACCGTACCAACAGTGGCAGAACAGCGCCAAGGCCAAAGCTCCCTCCGGCCCCACCGATGCTTCGTTGACGCCGCTTGGGATGCTTCTTCACACCGAGCAGGAGTCGCATGGCGCCTCACCAGTAATCAATCGGGACCTCCCTTGTCAGGAACCCGAATCATCGAGAACGTAGGATCCCCTCTAATGGCGGAATCGATAGCTCTCCAGGAAGGTATCTCTCAGTCGATCGCTCTAGGGCTCACTTCGGTTACCTTCTTCTCCGACTGCGCAACGCTCATAAGAGCAATCACCTCCCAGAATCAAGTGAAAGAGATTTACGGCGTCCTTCAAGACATCAAATCCCTCTCAACAAGCTTCGATTCGATCGGTTACAATCACATCCCCCGTTCTCAGAACAGGGATGTCGATCTTCTAGCAAAACGAGCCCTTAAGGCTTCGTCTCTCCCTTCTGTTTCATCTTTTCGCTTGTTGGGCTAG